A single genomic interval of Phreatobacter oligotrophus harbors:
- a CDS encoding DUF4159 domain-containing protein, whose protein sequence is MLGLPLAFASPLVLFALAALPALWWLLRLVPPRPRRVRFPPTRILMDIAPKEETPSHSPWWLTALRLLLAALIILAMAGPMWNPPAATGGARGPVLLLLDDGWPSAATFDQRQRVASEIIASAESAGRAVAFVPTSRPVVDIALETPATVRERLRSIDPLPHTPDRAALLPALTKFLAAQPEAEVVWLADGTDTGRTKTFIDQLAPLVSGRRVTVFDTGLAQPLALAAATNTAGGFTAKVLRPQGGPAQVGRVRALDGRGLPLGEAAFAFEAGKTEADVRFDLPVEIRNEITRLDIAGERSAGAVQLIDSRWARRTVGVVSGATSDTAQPLLSPTYYLGRALEPFADIRTVEGASPSDAILRFIESRVPMIVLTDVGTVTPSARQALNRFIDDGGILLRFAGTRLAGAQGDDLVPVRLRRGGRQLGGALSWETPQALAPFGRESPFADIAVPADVRVRRQVLAEPDGLLADKTWAQLADGTPLVTAEKRGQGLLVLFHITADTAWSDLPLSGAFVDMLKRIAGLSAAGKPGAEGITAAPGTARAAERVAPTRVLDGYGAFIAPPATAKAIPSDWRDAATFDAPPGFYGPADGTLAVNVLTPDERLKPLDAGPLSATIERYRLGEPVDLRTPLLVAALLLLLADGLIVFLIAGGLARLVGPRRRVAASLVLAAAGLALMGGHDAEAQTRRNQDRPVISTGNAADDAAIKATQSTRLAYVVTGSREVDDVSRAGLEGLTRFLSARTALEPAQPQGVDIARDELAFFPVLYWPVVAGAEEPSPQALLRLDAYMKQGGMVIFDTRDALTARPGQASPAQVTLRRILAGLDIPELEAVPRDHVLARAFFILREFPGRYTDGVTWVEAIPPATDEESARPARASDSVSPIIITANDLASAWAVDRQGNPLLPVQGEARQRELAFRFGVNIVMYALTGNYKTDQVHVPALLERLGN, encoded by the coding sequence ATGCTCGGCCTGCCCCTCGCCTTCGCCTCGCCGCTCGTCCTCTTTGCGCTGGCCGCCCTGCCGGCTCTGTGGTGGCTGCTGCGCCTCGTGCCGCCGCGGCCGCGCCGGGTCCGCTTTCCGCCGACGCGCATCCTCATGGACATCGCGCCGAAGGAGGAGACGCCCTCGCACAGCCCGTGGTGGCTGACCGCGCTGCGCCTGCTCCTCGCCGCCCTCATCATCCTCGCCATGGCCGGGCCGATGTGGAACCCGCCCGCCGCCACCGGCGGTGCGCGCGGACCGGTCCTGCTGCTGCTCGACGACGGCTGGCCCTCCGCCGCCACCTTCGACCAGCGCCAGCGCGTCGCATCCGAGATCATCGCCTCCGCCGAGAGCGCCGGACGCGCCGTCGCCTTCGTGCCGACATCGCGCCCGGTGGTGGACATTGCGCTGGAAACGCCGGCGACGGTGCGCGAGCGGCTGCGCTCCATCGATCCGCTGCCGCATACGCCCGATCGCGCCGCGCTGCTGCCGGCGCTGACCAAGTTCCTCGCCGCCCAGCCCGAGGCGGAGGTCGTCTGGCTGGCGGATGGCACCGATACCGGCCGCACCAAGACCTTCATCGACCAGCTCGCGCCGCTGGTTTCGGGGCGCCGCGTCACCGTCTTCGACACCGGCCTCGCCCAGCCGCTGGCGCTCGCCGCCGCCACCAACACGGCCGGCGGCTTCACCGCCAAGGTGCTGCGGCCGCAGGGCGGCCCGGCACAGGTCGGCCGGGTGCGCGCGCTCGACGGCCGCGGCCTGCCGCTGGGCGAGGCCGCCTTCGCCTTCGAGGCCGGCAAGACCGAAGCCGACGTTCGCTTCGACCTGCCGGTGGAGATCCGCAACGAGATCACCCGCCTCGATATTGCCGGCGAACGCTCGGCCGGCGCGGTCCAGCTCATCGATTCCCGCTGGGCCCGCCGCACGGTCGGCGTCGTCTCCGGCGCGACCTCCGACACCGCCCAGCCGCTCCTGTCGCCGACCTATTATCTCGGCCGCGCGCTGGAGCCCTTCGCCGATATCCGCACCGTCGAGGGCGCCTCGCCCTCCGACGCCATCCTGCGCTTCATCGAGAGCCGCGTGCCGATGATCGTGCTGACCGATGTCGGCACCGTCACCCCCTCGGCCCGGCAGGCGCTGAACCGCTTCATCGACGACGGCGGCATCCTCCTGCGCTTTGCCGGAACGCGCCTTGCCGGCGCGCAGGGCGACGACCTCGTGCCGGTGCGCCTGCGTCGCGGCGGCCGCCAGCTCGGCGGCGCGCTGTCCTGGGAAACGCCGCAGGCGCTCGCGCCCTTCGGCCGCGAGAGCCCCTTCGCCGACATTGCGGTGCCCGCCGATGTGCGCGTGCGCCGCCAGGTCCTTGCCGAGCCCGACGGGCTGCTCGCCGACAAGACCTGGGCGCAGCTCGCCGACGGCACGCCGCTGGTCACCGCGGAGAAGCGTGGCCAGGGCCTGCTCGTGCTCTTCCACATCACCGCCGACACCGCCTGGTCGGACCTGCCGCTCTCGGGCGCCTTCGTCGACATGCTGAAGCGCATTGCCGGACTGTCCGCCGCCGGCAAGCCGGGAGCAGAGGGCATCACCGCCGCGCCGGGGACGGCCCGCGCTGCCGAACGGGTTGCCCCGACCCGCGTGCTCGACGGCTATGGCGCCTTCATCGCCCCGCCGGCCACCGCCAAGGCGATCCCCTCGGACTGGCGCGACGCTGCCACCTTCGACGCTCCGCCGGGCTTCTATGGCCCGGCCGACGGCACGCTCGCGGTCAACGTTCTCACCCCCGACGAGCGGCTGAAGCCCCTCGATGCCGGCCCCCTCTCCGCCACGATCGAACGCTATCGTCTGGGCGAACCGGTTGACCTCAGGACTCCGCTGCTCGTGGCCGCCCTTCTCCTCCTCCTCGCCGACGGCCTGATCGTCTTCCTCATCGCTGGCGGCCTTGCCCGCCTCGTCGGGCCGCGCCGCCGGGTGGCGGCCTCCCTGGTGCTGGCCGCCGCGGGTCTCGCCCTCATGGGCGGACATGATGCCGAGGCCCAGACGCGCCGCAACCAGGACCGCCCGGTCATCTCCACAGGCAATGCCGCCGACGATGCGGCCATCAAGGCCACGCAGTCGACGCGCCTCGCCTATGTCGTCACCGGCTCGCGCGAGGTGGACGATGTCTCCCGCGCCGGCCTCGAGGGCCTGACGCGCTTCCTCTCCGCCCGCACGGCGCTGGAGCCGGCGCAGCCGCAGGGCGTCGACATCGCCCGCGACGAACTCGCCTTCTTCCCCGTGCTCTACTGGCCGGTGGTCGCGGGCGCCGAGGAGCCCTCGCCCCAGGCGCTGCTGCGGCTCGACGCCTACATGAAGCAGGGCGGCATGGTGATCTTCGACACCCGCGACGCGCTGACCGCCCGCCCCGGCCAGGCGAGCCCGGCGCAGGTGACCCTGCGGCGCATCCTCGCCGGCCTCGACATCCCGGAGCTGGAGGCGGTGCCGCGCGACCATGTGCTGGCCCGCGCCTTCTTCATCCTGCGGGAATTCCCCGGCCGCTACACCGACGGCGTCACCTGGGTCGAGGCCATCCCGCCGGCGACCGACGAGGAGAGCGCCCGGCCGGCGCGCGCCTCCGATTCTGTCTCGCCGATCATCATCACCGCCAACGACCTCGCCTCGGCCTGGGCGGTCGACCGTCAGGGCAATCCGCTGCTCCCCGTCCAGGGTGAGGCGCGCCAGCGCGAGCTCGCCTTCCGCTTCGGGGTCAACATCGTGATGTATGCGCTGACCGGCAACTACAAGACCGACCAGGTCCACGTGCCGGCCCTGCTCGAGCGGCTGGGGAACTGA
- a CDS encoding GNAT family N-acetyltransferase — protein MPDLSLDLHPETPADHAAIERLHERAFGPGRFARTAFRLREGIEPYHSLCFTARVGTLLVGSIRLSPVEIGPGTPCVLLGPITIDPAFQSKGIGGALMRRAMEQAKAEGHRLIMLVGDAPYYERFGFKVVAPGRLALPGPVDPGRLLVAELVPGAFEGVSGPVRGGLVAA, from the coding sequence ATGCCCGACTTGTCGCTCGACCTGCATCCCGAAACCCCTGCCGACCATGCCGCCATCGAGCGCCTGCATGAGCGCGCCTTCGGCCCCGGCCGTTTCGCGCGAACGGCCTTCCGCCTGCGCGAGGGGATCGAGCCCTATCATTCGCTGTGCTTCACGGCGCGGGTCGGCACCCTGCTTGTCGGCTCCATCCGCCTGTCGCCGGTGGAAATCGGCCCGGGCACGCCCTGCGTGCTGCTGGGGCCCATCACCATCGACCCGGCCTTCCAGAGCAAGGGGATCGGTGGCGCGCTGATGCGCCGGGCCATGGAGCAGGCGAAGGCCGAGGGGCACCGCCTCATCATGCTGGTGGGGGATGCGCCCTATTACGAGCGCTTCGGCTTCAAGGTGGTGGCGCCAGGCCGCCTCGCGCTGCCCGGCCCGGTCGATCCCGGCCGCCTGCTGGTGGCGGAACTCGTGCCCGGCGCCTTCGAGGGCGTCAGCGGCCCGGTGCGCGGCGGCCTCGTGGCCGCCTGA
- a CDS encoding MFS transporter, translating to MSRMAAGGFFGWTVVWAAFTLAICGWGLGFYGPPIFLHVIHETRGWPLGLIAAGITAHYLAGAAAVANLPRLHARFGLKRVTRAGALALGLGIVGWSLAAAPWQLFIAAIVSGLGWATLGAAAVNALVAPWFVRGRPSALAMAYNGASVGGIIMSPLWVLSIQALGFPLATTVIAAVVITTLWVLAGHVFAHSPASLDQRPDGDAADALPAPPSARAAAPLPAEALWRDRRFRTLAGATALGLFAQTGLLAHLFSLIVPALGEVKAGIAMTCATLAAVTGRSLLAAVMPREADRRLIAAASYAVQVVGCGAFLLSHGSEPWLIWTGVALFGLGIGNVVYLPPLIAQTEFANPDVPRVVALTVALGQALYAFAPAAFGLLREALPAGTGPGDAPAVHALSAAVFIAAIVTLLVGRRPHQ from the coding sequence ATGAGCAGGATGGCGGCGGGCGGCTTCTTCGGCTGGACGGTGGTCTGGGCCGCCTTCACCCTGGCCATCTGCGGCTGGGGCCTCGGCTTCTACGGCCCGCCGATCTTCCTCCACGTGATCCACGAGACGCGCGGCTGGCCGCTCGGACTCATCGCCGCGGGGATTACGGCGCATTACCTCGCAGGCGCCGCGGCGGTCGCCAACCTGCCGCGCCTCCACGCCCGCTTCGGCCTCAAGCGGGTGACGCGGGCCGGCGCCCTCGCCCTTGGCCTCGGCATCGTCGGCTGGAGCCTTGCCGCCGCGCCCTGGCAGCTCTTCATCGCCGCCATCGTCAGCGGTCTCGGCTGGGCGACGCTCGGCGCCGCCGCCGTCAACGCCCTTGTCGCCCCCTGGTTCGTCCGCGGCCGCCCCTCCGCCCTGGCGATGGCCTACAATGGCGCCAGCGTTGGCGGCATTATCATGTCACCGCTCTGGGTCCTGTCGATCCAGGCGCTCGGCTTCCCCCTGGCGACCACGGTCATCGCCGCCGTGGTCATCACCACCCTTTGGGTCCTGGCAGGACACGTCTTCGCCCATTCGCCGGCCTCGCTCGACCAGCGGCCCGATGGCGACGCCGCCGATGCCCTGCCCGCGCCCCCGTCGGCGCGGGCCGCTGCGCCCCTGCCTGCCGAAGCCCTGTGGCGCGACCGCCGCTTCCGCACCCTCGCGGGGGCCACAGCCCTCGGCCTCTTCGCCCAGACGGGGCTCCTCGCCCATCTCTTCTCCCTGATCGTCCCGGCGCTCGGCGAGGTGAAGGCCGGGATCGCCATGACCTGCGCCACCCTCGCCGCCGTCACCGGGCGCAGCCTGCTCGCCGCGGTCATGCCGCGCGAGGCCGATCGCCGGCTGATCGCCGCAGCGAGCTATGCCGTGCAGGTGGTGGGCTGCGGCGCCTTCCTTCTGTCGCATGGCAGCGAGCCCTGGCTGATCTGGACCGGCGTCGCGCTGTTCGGGCTCGGCATCGGCAATGTCGTCTATCTGCCGCCGCTCATCGCCCAGACGGAGTTCGCCAACCCGGACGTGCCGCGGGTGGTCGCCCTGACCGTGGCGCTGGGACAGGCGCTCTACGCCTTCGCACCGGCAGCCTTCGGATTGCTGCGGGAAGCGCTTCCCGCCGGCACCGGACCGGGCGATGCGCCGGCCGTCCATGCGCTGTCGGCGGCGGTCTTCATCGCCGCCATCGTCACCCTGCTGGTGGGCCGCAGGCCTCACCAATAG
- a CDS encoding NUDIX domain-containing protein: MILLSPDRRSWLTPLLHLYWRFSRGMTLGVRGCVTDAEGQVLLIRHSYTPGWHFPGGGVEVGQTAIEALAMELREEANVFVTGDPVFAGLFLNQRTSRRDHVVLYRVEAWTQPAPFTPTREILEARFFPRDALPEGVTRGTRERLAELFEGAPRSAYW, encoded by the coding sequence TTGATCCTGCTCAGTCCCGACCGGCGCTCCTGGCTGACCCCACTGCTCCATCTCTACTGGCGCTTCTCCCGCGGCATGACGCTGGGGGTGCGCGGCTGCGTCACCGACGCCGAAGGCCAGGTCCTGCTCATCCGCCACAGCTACACGCCCGGCTGGCACTTTCCCGGCGGCGGGGTGGAGGTCGGGCAGACCGCCATTGAGGCCCTCGCCATGGAGCTGCGCGAGGAGGCCAATGTCTTCGTCACCGGGGATCCCGTCTTTGCCGGCCTGTTCCTCAACCAGCGCACCTCGCGCCGGGACCATGTGGTGCTCTACCGGGTGGAGGCCTGGACGCAGCCCGCACCCTTCACGCCCACGCGGGAGATCCTCGAGGCGCGGTTCTTCCCCCGCGACGCGTTGCCCGAGGGCGTGACGCGCGGGACCCGCGAGCGCCTCGCCGAACTGTTCGAGGGGGCGCCGCGCAGCGCCTATTGGTGA
- a CDS encoding metallophosphoesterase family protein, giving the protein MFRLAHLSDPHIGPLPAPTWRELMNKRLTGYLNWRRGRAHHHRMDVLDRLIADIVQADVDHVAVTGDLVNLGLPDEYKAARTLLWRIGPPERVSFVPGNHDAYMRQTVPQIVLQWRPWFLSDGVAEDEGGYAFPFTRVRGQVALVGVNSSVPTAPFLATGFLGSRQIAALADELQMLGEQGLARLVLIHHPPFDIGPQKRLGDHRELAAMLAKVGCEAILHGHTHKGTLKQLKGPSGLIPVIGVPSASAAHGGRHEGAAWNLVTVTGEPGAWQVAVERRPVT; this is encoded by the coding sequence ATGTTCCGCCTCGCCCACCTGTCCGATCCGCATATCGGTCCCCTGCCCGCGCCGACCTGGCGCGAGTTGATGAACAAGCGCCTGACGGGCTACCTCAACTGGCGCCGCGGGCGCGCGCACCATCACCGCATGGATGTGCTGGACCGGCTGATCGCCGATATCGTCCAGGCCGACGTGGACCACGTCGCGGTGACCGGCGACCTCGTCAATCTCGGCCTTCCCGACGAATACAAGGCGGCGCGCACGCTGCTGTGGCGCATTGGCCCGCCCGAGCGGGTCAGCTTCGTGCCCGGCAATCACGACGCCTATATGCGGCAGACCGTGCCGCAGATCGTGCTGCAATGGCGCCCCTGGTTCCTCTCCGACGGCGTTGCGGAGGACGAGGGCGGCTACGCCTTTCCCTTCACCCGCGTGCGCGGCCAGGTGGCCCTCGTCGGCGTCAACAGCAGCGTGCCGACGGCGCCCTTCCTCGCCACCGGATTCCTCGGCAGCCGGCAGATCGCGGCCCTCGCCGATGAATTGCAGATGCTCGGCGAGCAGGGCCTCGCCCGCCTCGTCCTCATCCACCACCCGCCCTTCGACATCGGCCCGCAGAAGCGGCTCGGCGATCATCGCGAGCTCGCCGCCATGCTGGCCAAGGTCGGCTGCGAGGCGATCCTCCATGGCCATACCCACAAGGGCACGCTGAAGCAGCTCAAGGGCCCGTCCGGGCTGATCCCGGTCATCGGCGTGCCCTCGGCCTCCGCTGCCCATGGCGGCCGCCACGAGGGGGCGGCCTGGAACCTCGTCACGGTGACCGGCGAGCCGGGCGCCTGGCAGGTCGCGGTCGAGCGCCGGCCGGTCACCTGA
- the fliJ gene encoding flagellar export protein FliJ, whose protein sequence is MKSRETLIRLKRFQVDEKRRQVTQIEMMIAEFERMATELDREILAEQNRANVHDPAHYAYPTYAKAARQRRDNLMGSAGELKGQLDDAKAALAEAFEELKKVEILDERESARDRAADAAREQAEMDRIGLSRRGAYLGA, encoded by the coding sequence ATGAAGTCGCGAGAGACGTTGATCCGCCTGAAGCGCTTTCAGGTCGACGAGAAACGACGTCAGGTCACGCAGATCGAGATGATGATCGCCGAGTTCGAGCGCATGGCGACCGAGCTCGATCGCGAGATCCTGGCCGAGCAGAACCGGGCGAACGTGCACGATCCCGCCCATTACGCCTATCCGACCTATGCCAAGGCGGCGCGCCAGCGGCGCGACAACCTGATGGGCTCGGCCGGCGAGCTGAAGGGCCAGCTGGACGACGCCAAGGCGGCGCTGGCGGAGGCCTTCGAGGAGCTGAAGAAGGTCGAGATCCTCGACGAGCGCGAGAGCGCCCGCGATCGCGCCGCCGATGCGGCCCGCGAGCAGGCGGAGATGGACCGGATCGGCTTGTCGCGCCGCGGTGCCTATCTCGGCGCCTGA
- the fliI gene encoding flagellar protein export ATPase FliI, protein MRALADQISDIDSMSIYGRVSGVRGLMIEAAGPIHAMSVGARVTVETGARPIPCEVVGFAGDQALLMPFAGLEGVRRGCKALVSLAPAAVRPSAGWLGRVVNALGEPIDGKGPLPQGGDPMPFRADPPAAHTRRRVGAPLDLGVRTLNTFLTCCRGQRMGIFAGSGVGKSVLLSMIARNVEADVSVIGLIGERGREVQEFLQEDLGEEGLARSVVVVATSDEPALMRKQAAYLTLSIAEYFRDLDQQVMLMMDSVTRFAMAQREIGLSAGEPPTAKGYTPTVFSELPRLLERAGPGPREGAITAIFTVLVDGDDHNEPVADAVRGILDGHIVMERSIAERGRYPAINVLKSVSRTMPRSADPEYWPVIQRAKRILATYADMEELIRLGAYRQGSSAEVDEAIRLQPALEAFLGQRKDENVKIRDGYAALARILEEAGVPG, encoded by the coding sequence ATGCGCGCACTCGCCGACCAGATTTCCGACATCGATTCCATGTCGATCTACGGCCGGGTCTCGGGCGTGCGCGGCCTGATGATCGAGGCTGCGGGTCCCATCCACGCCATGAGCGTCGGCGCGCGGGTCACGGTGGAGACCGGCGCGCGGCCGATCCCTTGCGAGGTCGTGGGCTTTGCCGGCGACCAGGCGCTGCTCATGCCCTTCGCCGGGCTTGAGGGTGTCCGGCGCGGCTGCAAGGCGCTGGTCTCGCTGGCGCCGGCGGCGGTGCGCCCCAGCGCCGGCTGGCTCGGGCGGGTGGTGAATGCGCTCGGCGAGCCGATCGACGGCAAGGGCCCACTGCCGCAGGGCGGCGATCCCATGCCCTTCCGCGCCGATCCGCCCGCCGCCCACACGCGCCGCCGCGTCGGCGCGCCGCTCGATCTCGGCGTGCGCACGCTGAACACCTTCCTCACCTGCTGCCGCGGCCAGCGCATGGGCATCTTCGCCGGCTCCGGCGTCGGCAAGTCGGTGCTGCTGTCGATGATTGCCCGGAACGTCGAGGCGGATGTTTCGGTGATCGGGCTGATCGGCGAGCGCGGCCGCGAGGTGCAGGAGTTCCTGCAGGAGGATCTCGGCGAGGAGGGCCTCGCCCGCTCGGTGGTCGTGGTGGCGACCTCCGACGAGCCGGCGCTGATGCGCAAGCAGGCGGCCTATCTCACCCTCTCCATCGCCGAGTATTTCCGCGACCTCGACCAGCAGGTCATGCTGATGATGGACTCGGTGACCCGCTTCGCCATGGCCCAGCGCGAGATCGGCCTCTCCGCCGGCGAGCCGCCGACCGCCAAGGGCTACACGCCGACCGTCTTCTCCGAACTGCCGCGGCTGCTAGAGCGCGCCGGTCCCGGCCCGCGCGAGGGCGCCATCACCGCCATCTTCACCGTGCTGGTCGATGGCGACGACCACAACGAGCCGGTCGCCGACGCGGTGCGCGGCATTCTCGACGGCCATATCGTCATGGAGCGCTCCATTGCTGAGCGCGGCCGCTACCCCGCCATCAACGTGCTGAAGAGCGTGTCGCGCACCATGCCGCGCTCGGCCGATCCGGAATACTGGCCGGTGATCCAGCGGGCGAAGCGGATTCTGGCGACCTATGCCGATATGGAGGAGCTGATCCGGCTCGGCGCCTATCGCCAGGGATCCTCTGCCGAGGTGGACGAGGCGATCCGCCTGCAGCCGGCGCTGGAGGCCTTCCTCGGTCAGCGCAAGGACGAGAACGTCAAGATCCGCGATGGCTATGCAGCACTCGCCCGCATCCTTGAGGAGGCCGGCGTTCCGGGCTGA
- the ctrA gene encoding response regulator transcription factor CtrA — protein MRVLLIEDDSATAKSIELMLKSESFNVYTTDLGEEGIDLGKLYDYDIILLDLNLPDMSGYEVLKSLRVAKVKTPILILSGLAGIEDKVRGLGFGADDYLTKPFHKDELVARIHAIVRRSKGHAQSVITTGDLVVNLDQKTVEVGGQRVHLTGKEYQMLELLSLRKGTTLTKEMFLNHLYGGMDEPELKIIDVFICKLRKKLANASEGRNYIETVWGRGYVLREPNEAEERIPA, from the coding sequence ATGCGCGTTCTGTTGATCGAAGACGATAGCGCTACCGCGAAGAGCATCGAGCTGATGCTCAAGTCCGAGAGCTTCAACGTCTACACGACGGATCTGGGCGAGGAAGGCATCGACCTCGGCAAGCTCTACGATTACGACATCATTCTTCTTGACCTCAACCTGCCCGACATGTCGGGCTACGAAGTGCTGAAGTCGCTTCGGGTTGCCAAGGTCAAGACGCCGATCCTGATCCTCTCCGGCCTTGCCGGCATCGAGGACAAGGTGCGCGGCCTCGGCTTCGGCGCCGACGACTACCTGACCAAGCCCTTCCACAAGGACGAGCTGGTCGCCCGCATCCACGCCATCGTGCGCCGCTCGAAGGGTCACGCCCAGTCGGTCATCACCACCGGCGACCTCGTCGTGAACCTGGACCAGAAGACGGTCGAGGTCGGCGGCCAGCGGGTGCACCTGACCGGCAAGGAGTACCAGATGCTGGAGCTCCTCTCGCTGCGCAAGGGCACGACGCTCACCAAGGAAATGTTCCTCAACCACCTCTATGGCGGCATGGACGAGCCGGAGCTGAAGATCATCGACGTCTTCATCTGCAAGCTCCGCAAGAAGCTCGCCAACGCCTCCGAGGGCCGCAACTATATCGAGACCGTCTGGGGCCGCGGCTACGTGCTGCGCGAGCCCAACGAAGCCGAAGAGCGCATCCCCGCCTGA
- a CDS encoding PaaI family thioesterase gives MSDALDRLAAHPLPFATLMGVTFTAASADEVVATLVVREDLCTAGSIVHGGALMALTDTVGAAATFLNLPPGAKGTTTIESKTNFLAAGPVGDTLTATATPVHRGARTQVWQTRINRGDGKPVALVTQTQMIL, from the coding sequence ATGTCCGACGCCCTCGACCGCCTCGCCGCCCATCCCCTGCCCTTCGCAACCCTCATGGGCGTGACCTTCACCGCGGCGTCGGCAGACGAGGTGGTCGCGACCCTCGTCGTACGCGAGGACCTCTGCACCGCAGGCTCCATCGTCCATGGCGGTGCGCTCATGGCCTTGACCGACACGGTGGGAGCGGCCGCGACCTTCCTGAACCTGCCGCCCGGCGCCAAGGGCACGACGACCATCGAGAGCAAGACCAACTTCCTCGCCGCCGGTCCGGTCGGCGACACGCTCACCGCCACCGCGACGCCGGTCCATCGCGGCGCCCGCACCCAGGTCTGGCAGACACGGATCAACCGGGGCGACGGCAAGCCGGTCGCCCTCGTCACCCAGACGCAGATGATCCTCTGA
- a CDS encoding cupin domain-containing protein, producing the protein MSQQPIRANAVRAADVPPRTKPSNYPEPFFSRMAGRTKRPLGDLFGLTNFGVNLTTLAPGAMSALLHRHTTQDEFVYVLEGELVLVTDEGETPLKPGDCAGFAKAGIAHQLVNRSDAPATYLEIGDRTPGDSASYPQDDLVAVLQPGGTWAFTHKDGTPY; encoded by the coding sequence ATGAGCCAGCAGCCGATCCGGGCCAACGCCGTCCGCGCCGCCGATGTTCCGCCGCGCACCAAGCCGTCCAACTATCCCGAGCCGTTCTTCTCGCGCATGGCGGGGCGCACCAAGCGCCCGCTCGGCGACCTGTTCGGGCTCACCAATTTCGGCGTGAACCTGACGACGCTCGCCCCCGGGGCCATGTCGGCGCTGCTGCACCGGCACACGACGCAGGACGAGTTCGTCTATGTGCTGGAGGGCGAGCTGGTGCTGGTGACGGATGAGGGCGAGACGCCGCTGAAGCCGGGAGACTGCGCCGGCTTTGCCAAGGCGGGCATCGCCCATCAGCTGGTGAACCGGTCGGATGCACCGGCCACCTATCTGGAGATCGGCGATCGCACCCCCGGCGACAGCGCCAGCTATCCGCAGGACGATCTCGTGGCGGTCCTGCAACCCGGCGGGACCTGGGCCTTCACCCACAAGGACGGCACGCCCTACTGA
- the cysK gene encoding cysteine synthase A, which yields MTAHVSPEKTRKPGRGRIYNSITETIGDTPLVRLDRLAETHGVKATILAKLEFFNPIASVKDRIGVAMIDALEAAGKITKDTVLIEPTSGNTGIALAFVAAARGIRLVLVMPETMSVERRKMLALLGAELVLTEGPKGMKGAVAKAEELAAANPNAIIPQQFKNPANPEIHRHTTAEEIWNDTQGGVDIFVSGVGTGGTITGVGQVLKARKPTVKVVAVEPTDSPVLSGGNPGPHKIQGIGAGFVPDILDRGVIDEVVQVSNDEAFAQARELARLEGVPTGISAGAAVKAAITLGQRPENAGKTIVVIIPSFAERYLSTALFDGL from the coding sequence ATGACCGCTCACGTCTCGCCCGAGAAGACCCGCAAGCCCGGCCGCGGCCGCATCTACAATTCCATCACCGAGACCATCGGCGACACGCCCCTGGTGCGGCTCGACCGCCTGGCCGAGACCCATGGCGTCAAGGCGACGATCCTCGCCAAGCTTGAGTTCTTCAACCCCATCGCCAGCGTCAAGGACCGCATCGGCGTCGCCATGATCGACGCGCTGGAAGCGGCGGGGAAGATCACAAAGGACACGGTTCTGATCGAGCCGACCTCCGGCAATACCGGTATCGCGCTGGCCTTCGTTGCCGCCGCCCGCGGCATCCGCCTCGTCCTCGTCATGCCCGAGACCATGTCGGTGGAGCGCCGCAAGATGCTCGCCCTGCTCGGCGCCGAGCTGGTGCTCACCGAAGGCCCGAAGGGCATGAAGGGCGCCGTCGCCAAGGCCGAGGAACTGGCCGCGGCGAACCCCAATGCCATCATCCCGCAGCAGTTCAAGAACCCGGCGAACCCGGAGATCCACCGCCACACCACCGCGGAGGAGATCTGGAACGACACCCAGGGCGGCGTCGACATCTTCGTCTCGGGCGTCGGCACCGGCGGCACCATCACCGGCGTCGGCCAGGTGCTCAAGGCGCGCAAACCGACGGTGAAGGTCGTGGCGGTCGAGCCGACGGATTCCCCCGTCCTCTCGGGCGGCAATCCCGGCCCGCACAAGATCCAGGGCATCGGCGCCGGCTTCGTGCCGGACATCCTCGACCGCGGCGTCATCGACGAGGTGGTCCAGGTCTCCAACGACGAGGCCTTCGCCCAGGCCCGCGAGCTCGCCCGCCTCGAGGGCGTGCCCACAGGCATCTCCGCCGGTGCGGCGGTGAAGGCGGCGATCACGCTGGGACAGCGTCCGGAAAATGCCGGCAAGACCATCGTGGTCATCATCCCGAGCTTCGCCGAGCGCTACCTCTCCACGGCGCTGTTCGACGGGCTCTGA